A single genomic interval of Scylla paramamosain isolate STU-SP2022 chromosome 4, ASM3559412v1, whole genome shotgun sequence harbors:
- the LOC135099848 gene encoding uncharacterized protein LOC135099848 isoform X4, producing the protein MTTRGRGLLPLVLVCAVLVVGARESRIHRHRVRTSWSRPHQTHRLAATATTTTTTASKDTTIPFITSNHHRNNHHRQHHYHNNKHHRFFSSSSSSNNNHNHHRNSTRGHRTSIRYHIFPDANHSQRRHNQHHNRNHLTTSNHRYHHHGNNTTRNNYSGRRNHQHHHHHYNNKKHNQGSHNRRKHHNHHHHFRNHISKLLANQDFPKQSIKRHLGGMKRQSHHHTPFLQPMRMHTSFRSALADGLSFHRHPQLWDMSRLRNHHQRIMHHLSSRLRDHMMKMRSRSVPHVASSHHRHFSHHHPSHNFYSGQQVHCRHNQPRHHGTRAEDSARLGTQFKIALGEHGSVPEDVEVFRWPVIPQSSPQPTTTTATTTTTPRPIIIEDNTRKVTNSNPHPQNAGSSRGRPSYQPPSPPTHPILNTLFPSPTPSTPAWEGRGAGESGGGGSRTTTSVQDHLSQSPHSRPTAADPTTIPCIKCPPDTRVQAPRGRDCVYARTPSPLPCTTQWNPDVQTIVTEGPSPGTRLQEGHYAISFTVVVMEGESRGATPIATCRIGYDVEVRKCPELPRRAGLEARCSAGRAWGSRCTWRCSGNLQLRGAASTTCSGYRHPRWTHEPPSCVAPPTPAPHSPPVSRGCKAPPDVPGGHYSCWVPVGRPVVPIPKDDPSAPRSPRETNSAHHAEGTVCELNCGHGRTIAVSQRGRRRLTCTPGGHWDHRPPSCRLQVSPVLQDGDCKDTTLKPPHSPLSFLPLPNFRTSSGVAARVTCVLEARSEGSHTRTCTAEDPELETATHCKYRITLLDAAPDPDAVLLPGLSGRAGTSHNPVEEAGHQAGGDDEWEAERQHPDNEHGDSTGQRRDLYPYRSKEDSDDDYYDYDDEDEDEFDYYYDGSDLDDGDFIDDYSDEFETVPELQRVQGQILGTGSKRRGSSSSSHGRRRKKHKVNWAARNSTRRRSKTTKKQRKTKKTSLSTSFSPSSSSYSLNPPSPSYSNRKSTVVAKDVMTGGENSEAAMPEGAGDAQQVNVKGSLAHHIISGRQNREKTHHTHQRKHLSGERSSPNNLQKYTVKTNENGTLTQKGDWRKSAQLTSSPPPADEGRSSGGRGQGTQPIPPLDKEGIPATMEAVVRMEVTVGSCGVGREVARVLGKALKDQELCGTGLTCHNPRHTCTETRDRLTEGGRARVEVLWAVGGLYEYDEGNGSRPHPTPQYLPHHVPEVETAISAILESTRGILTSHSLAQSLAALGAEVDPSSFLVTQLDLVCRQPGLTLRTETNRCWPD; encoded by the exons ATGACTACGAGAGGTCGAGGGCTGCTCCCGCTAGTCCTCGTGTGTG cagtTCTGGTTGTGGGGGCGAGGGAGTCACGCATCCACAGGCATCGCGTCAG AACTAGCTGGTCGAGGCCTCACCAAACACACCGCcttgccgccaccgccaccaccaccaccaccacagctagtAAAGACACCACGATCCCCTTCATCACCAGCAATCACCATCGgaacaaccaccaccgccaacaccactaccacaacaacaagcaTCACCGCTtcttcagcagcagcagcagcagcaacaacaaccacaaccaccatcgcaACTCAACACGCGGTCACAGGACGTCCATCAGATACCATATCTTTCCGGACGCAAACCACAGCCAGAGAcgccacaaccaacaccacaaTCGTAACCATCTCACCACCAGCAaccaccgctatcaccaccatGGGAATAATACCACGCGGAATAACTACAGCGGCAGACGtaaccaccagcatcaccatcatcactacaacaacaagaagcaTAACCAAGGAAGTCACAACAGGAGAaagcaccacaaccaccaccaccacttcaggAACCACATATCCAAACTTCTCGCCAATCAGGACTTCCCTAAACAAAGCATCAAGAGGCACCTCGGAGGGATGAAGCGACAGTCCCACCACCACACGCCTTTTCTTCAACCCATGAGGATGCACACCTCCTTTCGTTCAGCACTCGCGGATGGTCTCAGTTTCCACCGTCACCCGCAACTCTGGGACATGAGCAGACTCCGGAACCACCACCAAAGGATTATGCATCACCTGAGTTCTCGTCTTCGCGACCACATGATGAAGATGAGGTCTCGCAGTGTCCCTCACGTTGCCAgcagccaccaccgccacttctCCCACCATCACCCTTCTCACAACTTCTACAGCGGCCAACAGGTCCACTGCCGCCATAACCAGCCCCGCCACCACGGCACCAGGGCGGAGGACAGTGCACGGCTTGGTACCCAATTCAAGATAGCGCTGGGAGAGCATGGAAGTGTGCCAGAGGATGTGGAGGTGTTCCGTTGGCCTGTAATTCCACAGTCGTCACCACAACCCACCACGACTacagccactaccaccactactccaaGACCCATCATCATCGAGGACAACACTAGGAAGGTGACAAACTCCAACCCCCACCCTCAAAACGCAGGCTCCTCACGTGGGCGGCCCAGCTATCAGCCTCCGTCCCCGCCGACACACCCGATCCTCAACACCCTCTTTCCCAGCCCGACTCCCTCCACACCGGCATGGGAGGGGCGGGGGGCAGGTGAATCAGGGGGAGGAGGCagccgcaccaccaccagcgtgcAGGACCACCTCAGCCAATCACCCC atTCACGCCCGACTGCCGCCGATCCCACCACCATCCCGTGCATCAAGTGTCCGCCAGACACCCGCGTGCAGGCTCCTCGCGGCAGGGACTGTGTCTACGCCCGGACTCCCAGCCCGCTGCCCTGTACCACTCA GTGGAATCCGGACGTGCAGACAATCGTGACAGAGGGACCCTCACCAGGGACGCGCCTGCAGGAGGGCCACTACGCCATCTCGttcacggtggtggtgatggagggagagagccGCGGCGCCACGCCCATCGCCACCTGCAGGATTGGCTATGACGTGGAGG TCCGTAAGTGTCCCGAGCTTCCCCGGCGCGCGGGGCTAGAGGCGCGGTGCTCGGCGGGGCGGGCGTGGGGTTCCCGCTGCACCTGGCGCTGCTCTGGAAACCTCCAGCTGCGAGGCGCCGCCTCTACCACCTGCAGCGGTTACCGCCACCCACGATGGACACATGAACCCCCCTCCTGCGTCG CGCCGCCCACTCCTGCACCACACTCTCCACCAGTCAGCAGAGGATGTAAAGCTCCACCCGATGTCCCCGGCGGACACTACTCCTGCTGGGTTCCTGTCGGCCGCCCTGTCGTACCAATACCCAAGGACGATCCCTCAGCCCCGAGGAGCCCCAGGGAAACCAACTCCGCCCACCACGCTGAGGGAACGGTGTGTGAGCTGAACTGTGGGCACGGGCGAACCATTGCAGTGTCTCAGcgtgggcggcggcggctgaCCTGCACGCCCGGCGGCCATTGGGACCATCGCCCTCCCTCTTGTCGCCTCCAG GTGTCGCCAGTGCTGCAGGATGGAGACTGCAAGGACACCACGCTCAAGCCGCCGCATTCCccgctttccttcctccccctgccGAACTTCAGGACCTCGAGTGGCGTGGCGGCGCGCGTGACCTGTGTGCTGGAGGCGAGGTCGGAGGGTAGCCACACCAGGACGTGCACAGCAGAGGATCCCGAGCTGGAGACCGCCACGCATTGCAAGTACCGCATCACACTGCTTG ATGCTGCTCCCGATCCAGACGCAGTCCTCTTACCAGGCCTGTCGGGGAGAGCGGGGACATCACATAATCCTGTGGAAGAGGCGGGGCACCAGGCAGGCGGCGACGACGAGTGGGAGGCGGAGAGGCAGCACCCAGACAACGAACATGGTGACTCGACGGGGCAGAGACGCGACTTGTACCCTTACAGATCAAAAGAAGACAGTGATGAtgactactacgactacgacgacgaggacgaggatgaaTTTGACTACTATTATGATGGAAGCGACCTTGATGACGGAGATTTCATCGATGACTACAGCGATGAGTTCGAGACGGTACCTGAGCTCCAGCGGGTACAAGGTCAGATTCTGGGGACGGGGAGCAAGAGGCgaggcagtagcagcagcagtcacggcaggagaaggaagaaacacaaagtTAACTGGGCAGCGCGAAACTCCACAAGAAGACGCAGCAAGACcaccaaaaaacaaagaaaaacaaagaaaacttccCTATCCacgtccttctctccttcctcttcatcctactCTCTGAATCCACCTTCGCCCTCGTACTCCAATCGTAAATCCACCGTAGTCGCCAAAGATGTCATGACGGGTGGCGAAAATTCAGAAGCTGCAATGCCCGAGGGTGCAGGAGACGCACAGCAAGTCAACGTAAAGGGCAGTCTCGCGCATCATATCATCAGTGGCCGGCAGAATAGAGAGAAaacccaccacacccaccaacGCAAGCACCTGAGTGGCGAACGAAGTTCACCCAACAATTTACAGAAGTATACGGTTAAAACGAATGAAAATGGCACACTCACGCAGAAGGGAGACTGGAGGAAAAGTGCCCAGCTGACTTCTTCGCCTCCTCCCGCGGATGAAGGACGGTCAAGTGGTGGTCGGGGGCAAGGAACACAGCCGATTCCCCCTTTAGATAAAGAGGGCATCCCTGCCACCATGGAGGCCGTGGTGAGGATGGAGGTGACCGTGGGAAGCTGTGGCGTTGGCAGGGAGGTGGCACGAGTCCTGGGGAAGGCGCTGAAGGACCAGGAGTTGTGTGGTACGGGGCTCACCTGCCACAACCCTCGCCACACCTGTACGGAGACACGTGATAg actgacggagggaggaagggcgcGGGTGGAAGTGCTCTGGGCTGTGGGAGGACTGTATGAATACGACGAAGGTAATGGCAGTCGTCCTCATCCCACCCCCCAGTACCTCCCCCACCACGTGCCAGAAGTGGAGACAGCCATATCAGCCATTCTG GAGTCAACGCGCGGAATCCTCACCTCCCATAGCCTCGCCCAGTCCCTTGCTGCTCTGGGGGCCGAGGTGgacccctcctccttccttgtgaCGCAGCTCGATCTCGTGTGTCGCCAGCCCGGTCTCACTCTGCGAACCGAAACTAACCGATGCT GGCCTgactga
- the LOC135099848 gene encoding uncharacterized protein LOC135099848 isoform X3, producing MTTRGRGLLPLVLVCAAVLVVGARESRIHRHRVRTSWSRPHQTHRLAATATTTTTTASKDTTIPFITSNHHRNNHHRQHHYHNNKHHRFFSSSSSSNNNHNHHRNSTRGHRTSIRYHIFPDANHSQRRHNQHHNRNHLTTSNHRYHHHGNNTTRNNYSGRRNHQHHHHHYNNKKHNQGSHNRRKHHNHHHHFRNHISKLLANQDFPKQSIKRHLGGMKRQSHHHTPFLQPMRMHTSFRSALADGLSFHRHPQLWDMSRLRNHHQRIMHHLSSRLRDHMMKMRSRSVPHVASSHHRHFSHHHPSHNFYSGQQVHCRHNQPRHHGTRAEDSARLGTQFKIALGEHGSVPEDVEVFRWPVIPQSSPQPTTTTATTTTTPRPIIIEDNTRKVTNSNPHPQNAGSSRGRPSYQPPSPPTHPILNTLFPSPTPSTPAWEGRGAGESGGGGSRTTTSVQDHLSQSPHSRPTAADPTTIPCIKCPPDTRVQAPRGRDCVYARTPSPLPCTTQWNPDVQTIVTEGPSPGTRLQEGHYAISFTVVVMEGESRGATPIATCRIGYDVEVRKCPELPRRAGLEARCSAGRAWGSRCTWRCSGNLQLRGAASTTCSGYRHPRWTHEPPSCVAPPTPAPHSPPVSRGCKAPPDVPGGHYSCWVPVGRPVVPIPKDDPSAPRSPRETNSAHHAEGTVCELNCGHGRTIAVSQRGRRRLTCTPGGHWDHRPPSCRLQVSPVLQDGDCKDTTLKPPHSPLSFLPLPNFRTSSGVAARVTCVLEARSEGSHTRTCTAEDPELETATHCKYRITLLDAAPDPDAVLLPGLSGRAGTSHNPVEEAGHQAGGDDEWEAERQHPDNEHGDSTGQRRDLYPYRSKEDSDDDYYDYDDEDEDEFDYYYDGSDLDDGDFIDDYSDEFETVPELQRVQGQILGTGSKRRGSSSSSHGRRRKKHKVNWAARNSTRRRSKTTKKQRKTKKTSLSTSFSPSSSSYSLNPPSPSYSNRKSTVVAKDVMTGGENSEAAMPEGAGDAQQVNVKGSLAHHIISGRQNREKTHHTHQRKHLSGERSSPNNLQKYTVKTNENGTLTQKGDWRKSAQLTSSPPPADEGRSSGGRGQGTQPIPPLDKEGIPATMEAVVRMEVTVGSCGVGREVARVLGKALKDQELCGTGLTCHNPRHTCTETRDRLTEGGRARVEVLWAVGGLYEYDEGNGSRPHPTPQYLPHHVPEVETAISAILESTRGILTSHSLAQSLAALGAEVDPSSFLVTQLDLVCRQPGLTLRTETNRCWPD from the exons ATGACTACGAGAGGTCGAGGGCTGCTCCCGCTAGTCCTCGTGTGTG cagcagtTCTGGTTGTGGGGGCGAGGGAGTCACGCATCCACAGGCATCGCGTCAG AACTAGCTGGTCGAGGCCTCACCAAACACACCGCcttgccgccaccgccaccaccaccaccaccacagctagtAAAGACACCACGATCCCCTTCATCACCAGCAATCACCATCGgaacaaccaccaccgccaacaccactaccacaacaacaagcaTCACCGCTtcttcagcagcagcagcagcagcaacaacaaccacaaccaccatcgcaACTCAACACGCGGTCACAGGACGTCCATCAGATACCATATCTTTCCGGACGCAAACCACAGCCAGAGAcgccacaaccaacaccacaaTCGTAACCATCTCACCACCAGCAaccaccgctatcaccaccatGGGAATAATACCACGCGGAATAACTACAGCGGCAGACGtaaccaccagcatcaccatcatcactacaacaacaagaagcaTAACCAAGGAAGTCACAACAGGAGAaagcaccacaaccaccaccaccacttcaggAACCACATATCCAAACTTCTCGCCAATCAGGACTTCCCTAAACAAAGCATCAAGAGGCACCTCGGAGGGATGAAGCGACAGTCCCACCACCACACGCCTTTTCTTCAACCCATGAGGATGCACACCTCCTTTCGTTCAGCACTCGCGGATGGTCTCAGTTTCCACCGTCACCCGCAACTCTGGGACATGAGCAGACTCCGGAACCACCACCAAAGGATTATGCATCACCTGAGTTCTCGTCTTCGCGACCACATGATGAAGATGAGGTCTCGCAGTGTCCCTCACGTTGCCAgcagccaccaccgccacttctCCCACCATCACCCTTCTCACAACTTCTACAGCGGCCAACAGGTCCACTGCCGCCATAACCAGCCCCGCCACCACGGCACCAGGGCGGAGGACAGTGCACGGCTTGGTACCCAATTCAAGATAGCGCTGGGAGAGCATGGAAGTGTGCCAGAGGATGTGGAGGTGTTCCGTTGGCCTGTAATTCCACAGTCGTCACCACAACCCACCACGACTacagccactaccaccactactccaaGACCCATCATCATCGAGGACAACACTAGGAAGGTGACAAACTCCAACCCCCACCCTCAAAACGCAGGCTCCTCACGTGGGCGGCCCAGCTATCAGCCTCCGTCCCCGCCGACACACCCGATCCTCAACACCCTCTTTCCCAGCCCGACTCCCTCCACACCGGCATGGGAGGGGCGGGGGGCAGGTGAATCAGGGGGAGGAGGCagccgcaccaccaccagcgtgcAGGACCACCTCAGCCAATCACCCC atTCACGCCCGACTGCCGCCGATCCCACCACCATCCCGTGCATCAAGTGTCCGCCAGACACCCGCGTGCAGGCTCCTCGCGGCAGGGACTGTGTCTACGCCCGGACTCCCAGCCCGCTGCCCTGTACCACTCA GTGGAATCCGGACGTGCAGACAATCGTGACAGAGGGACCCTCACCAGGGACGCGCCTGCAGGAGGGCCACTACGCCATCTCGttcacggtggtggtgatggagggagagagccGCGGCGCCACGCCCATCGCCACCTGCAGGATTGGCTATGACGTGGAGG TCCGTAAGTGTCCCGAGCTTCCCCGGCGCGCGGGGCTAGAGGCGCGGTGCTCGGCGGGGCGGGCGTGGGGTTCCCGCTGCACCTGGCGCTGCTCTGGAAACCTCCAGCTGCGAGGCGCCGCCTCTACCACCTGCAGCGGTTACCGCCACCCACGATGGACACATGAACCCCCCTCCTGCGTCG CGCCGCCCACTCCTGCACCACACTCTCCACCAGTCAGCAGAGGATGTAAAGCTCCACCCGATGTCCCCGGCGGACACTACTCCTGCTGGGTTCCTGTCGGCCGCCCTGTCGTACCAATACCCAAGGACGATCCCTCAGCCCCGAGGAGCCCCAGGGAAACCAACTCCGCCCACCACGCTGAGGGAACGGTGTGTGAGCTGAACTGTGGGCACGGGCGAACCATTGCAGTGTCTCAGcgtgggcggcggcggctgaCCTGCACGCCCGGCGGCCATTGGGACCATCGCCCTCCCTCTTGTCGCCTCCAG GTGTCGCCAGTGCTGCAGGATGGAGACTGCAAGGACACCACGCTCAAGCCGCCGCATTCCccgctttccttcctccccctgccGAACTTCAGGACCTCGAGTGGCGTGGCGGCGCGCGTGACCTGTGTGCTGGAGGCGAGGTCGGAGGGTAGCCACACCAGGACGTGCACAGCAGAGGATCCCGAGCTGGAGACCGCCACGCATTGCAAGTACCGCATCACACTGCTTG ATGCTGCTCCCGATCCAGACGCAGTCCTCTTACCAGGCCTGTCGGGGAGAGCGGGGACATCACATAATCCTGTGGAAGAGGCGGGGCACCAGGCAGGCGGCGACGACGAGTGGGAGGCGGAGAGGCAGCACCCAGACAACGAACATGGTGACTCGACGGGGCAGAGACGCGACTTGTACCCTTACAGATCAAAAGAAGACAGTGATGAtgactactacgactacgacgacgaggacgaggatgaaTTTGACTACTATTATGATGGAAGCGACCTTGATGACGGAGATTTCATCGATGACTACAGCGATGAGTTCGAGACGGTACCTGAGCTCCAGCGGGTACAAGGTCAGATTCTGGGGACGGGGAGCAAGAGGCgaggcagtagcagcagcagtcacggcaggagaaggaagaaacacaaagtTAACTGGGCAGCGCGAAACTCCACAAGAAGACGCAGCAAGACcaccaaaaaacaaagaaaaacaaagaaaacttccCTATCCacgtccttctctccttcctcttcatcctactCTCTGAATCCACCTTCGCCCTCGTACTCCAATCGTAAATCCACCGTAGTCGCCAAAGATGTCATGACGGGTGGCGAAAATTCAGAAGCTGCAATGCCCGAGGGTGCAGGAGACGCACAGCAAGTCAACGTAAAGGGCAGTCTCGCGCATCATATCATCAGTGGCCGGCAGAATAGAGAGAAaacccaccacacccaccaacGCAAGCACCTGAGTGGCGAACGAAGTTCACCCAACAATTTACAGAAGTATACGGTTAAAACGAATGAAAATGGCACACTCACGCAGAAGGGAGACTGGAGGAAAAGTGCCCAGCTGACTTCTTCGCCTCCTCCCGCGGATGAAGGACGGTCAAGTGGTGGTCGGGGGCAAGGAACACAGCCGATTCCCCCTTTAGATAAAGAGGGCATCCCTGCCACCATGGAGGCCGTGGTGAGGATGGAGGTGACCGTGGGAAGCTGTGGCGTTGGCAGGGAGGTGGCACGAGTCCTGGGGAAGGCGCTGAAGGACCAGGAGTTGTGTGGTACGGGGCTCACCTGCCACAACCCTCGCCACACCTGTACGGAGACACGTGATAg actgacggagggaggaagggcgcGGGTGGAAGTGCTCTGGGCTGTGGGAGGACTGTATGAATACGACGAAGGTAATGGCAGTCGTCCTCATCCCACCCCCCAGTACCTCCCCCACCACGTGCCAGAAGTGGAGACAGCCATATCAGCCATTCTG GAGTCAACGCGCGGAATCCTCACCTCCCATAGCCTCGCCCAGTCCCTTGCTGCTCTGGGGGCCGAGGTGgacccctcctccttccttgtgaCGCAGCTCGATCTCGTGTGTCGCCAGCCCGGTCTCACTCTGCGAACCGAAACTAACCGATGCT GGCCTgactga